Proteins from one Chromatiales bacterium genomic window:
- a CDS encoding pyridoxal-phosphate dependent enzyme, protein MTRPFDHRFPQLAARLPWQALADLPTALEPAPGFGAALGVPSLLIKRDDLSASPYGGNKVRKLEYLLGDALARGCNAVLTFGAAGSNHALATSIYARQLGLDCHVVTSDQVQTPWVADTLRWHLRLGTQLTPAAGYAQMLETAAHIRAQHPGGADLVYEIPWGGSSPLGTIGFVAAGFEIAAELAALGVRDPVRIYVACGTMGSVAGLVLGLYLAGSDATVVGVPILPQERVSAPAVAALCKAAGAEMQQRDASVSSCPDPQSRFEFRSGFLGAGYAQPTPEGVEAMHLARDLAGLKLETTYTAKALACLIADARSGRLAGAVPVFWQTWNSRPKPPGLQEVDIRRLPASLQKYLAASRPLPPA, encoded by the coding sequence ATGACGCGTCCTTTTGACCACCGGTTTCCGCAGCTCGCCGCACGGCTGCCGTGGCAGGCGCTTGCTGATCTGCCCACGGCGCTCGAGCCTGCGCCCGGGTTCGGTGCGGCGCTCGGCGTCCCCTCGCTGCTCATCAAACGCGACGACCTGAGTGCATCGCCCTATGGCGGCAACAAGGTGCGCAAGCTCGAGTACCTGCTCGGCGATGCGCTGGCGCGCGGTTGCAACGCGGTCCTGACCTTTGGCGCTGCCGGTTCAAATCATGCACTGGCAACATCGATCTATGCCCGGCAGCTTGGGCTCGACTGTCATGTCGTGACCTCGGACCAGGTGCAGACGCCCTGGGTTGCCGACACGTTGCGCTGGCACCTGCGGCTTGGCACGCAACTGACGCCGGCGGCAGGTTATGCGCAGATGCTGGAAACTGCCGCGCATATCCGCGCGCAGCATCCGGGCGGTGCGGACCTGGTCTATGAAATCCCCTGGGGCGGTTCATCGCCACTCGGCACGATCGGTTTCGTTGCGGCCGGCTTCGAAATCGCGGCAGAGCTTGCGGCGCTCGGGGTACGCGATCCCGTGCGCATCTATGTGGCCTGCGGCACCATGGGCAGTGTTGCCGGGCTGGTGCTGGGCCTGTACCTGGCCGGCAGCGATGCCACGGTGGTCGGTGTGCCGATCCTGCCGCAGGAGCGCGTTTCGGCGCCGGCAGTTGCCGCGCTGTGCAAGGCCGCCGGTGCAGAGATGCAGCAGCGTGATGCCAGCGTATCGTCCTGTCCGGATCCGCAGTCGCGTTTCGAGTTTCGCAGCGGTTTCCTCGGCGCCGGCTATGCGCAGCCGACACCGGAAGGCGTGGAGGCGATGCACCTGGCCCGCGATCTCGCCGGACTCAAGCTTGAAACGACCTACACCGCCAAGGCGCTGGCCTGCCTGATTGCCGATGCGCGCAGCGGACGACTCGCCGGAGCCGTGCCGGTGTTCTGGCAGACCTGGAACTCGCGACCGAAGCCGCCGGGGCTGCAGGAGGTCGATATCCGGCGCTTGCCGGCCAGTCTGCAGAAGTACCTCGCTGCTAGTCGTCCTCTGCCACCTGCCTGA
- a CDS encoding primosomal protein N' encodes MGVFDYLAPVSVDAPLLVGQRLRVPFGRSTRMGWLVGSKAVSELPAHRLRRVLSVLDTEPLLPPDLLGMLVWAARYYQHPLGEVLTAALPRALREGRDTASGETLWALNAEGMSADPEVLRRAPAQLRIYKVLRERPAPAAAADLEAVTSTWRRAVAALGARGWLTISHATVALPVADIAPDVPPVLTADQARAVEQINAAQGFQCFLLDGVTGSGKTEVYLRGIAKVLAAGRQSLVLIPEIGLTPQLLERFQRRFQVPVALLHSGLSDGERLRAFTAASDGTAAIVIGTRSAIFAPLARPGLIVADEEHDPSYKQQEGWRYSARDLAVWRARELGVPLVLGSATPSLESIENARSGRYTRLVLPSRTGVAGQPRVSLIDLRQHVAREGLTQPLLAAIRRHLDAGGQVLIYLNRRGYAPVLMCPGCGEVVECRRCDARMVLHQQRGLLICHHCGRERPVPAQCPECAAELKAVGQGTERLERALAAAFPDQQIERIDRDTTRRRGEIERRLRRVRDEEARILMGTQMLTKGHDFPRVTLVGIVDADQGLFGSDFRSAERLAQSFVQVAGRAGRAQHPGEVCLQTMFPEHPLLRVLINEGYAQFATLALEERRQAGWPPFACLALLRVEASQRPQVFGFLQEAAALAREQAPAGLNVLGPASAPMERRAGRYRGQLLLQAGSRRELQQLLPAWREAVAGIETQRRVRWSLDIDPVDLF; translated from the coding sequence ATGGGCGTTTTCGACTACCTCGCGCCGGTCAGCGTCGACGCTCCATTGCTCGTCGGTCAGCGCCTGCGCGTGCCCTTCGGGCGCAGTACGCGCATGGGCTGGCTCGTCGGCAGCAAAGCGGTCAGCGAGTTGCCAGCGCATCGTCTGCGCCGCGTGCTGTCGGTACTCGATACGGAGCCGCTGTTGCCGCCGGACCTGTTGGGCATGCTGGTATGGGCTGCGCGCTATTACCAGCATCCGCTCGGCGAGGTACTCACCGCTGCGCTTCCCAGGGCGCTCAGGGAAGGTCGCGATACAGCGAGTGGCGAGACGCTCTGGGCGCTCAATGCCGAGGGCATGAGCGCCGATCCGGAAGTCCTTCGTCGTGCCCCGGCGCAGCTGCGCATCTACAAGGTGCTGCGCGAGCGCCCGGCGCCGGCTGCAGCTGCTGACCTGGAAGCGGTCACCAGTACCTGGCGCCGGGCGGTGGCAGCGCTCGGTGCGCGCGGCTGGCTGACGATCAGTCACGCGACAGTCGCTTTGCCGGTTGCGGATATCGCGCCTGATGTACCGCCGGTGCTTACGGCTGACCAGGCCCGCGCCGTGGAACAGATCAATGCGGCGCAGGGCTTTCAGTGCTTTCTGCTCGATGGGGTGACCGGCAGCGGCAAGACGGAGGTTTATCTGCGCGGCATCGCAAAGGTGCTGGCAGCTGGCAGACAAAGCCTGGTGCTGATACCGGAGATCGGGCTCACGCCGCAGCTTCTCGAGCGTTTCCAGCGCCGCTTTCAGGTGCCTGTTGCCCTGCTGCATTCCGGGCTCAGTGACGGTGAACGTCTGCGTGCGTTTACGGCGGCCAGCGATGGTACGGCGGCGATCGTGATCGGTACCCGTTCGGCGATCTTCGCGCCGCTGGCGCGTCCGGGCCTCATCGTCGCCGATGAAGAGCACGATCCCTCCTACAAGCAGCAGGAGGGCTGGCGGTACTCGGCGCGTGATCTTGCCGTGTGGCGCGCGCGTGAGCTCGGTGTGCCGCTGGTGCTGGGTTCGGCAACGCCATCGCTGGAGTCGATCGAGAATGCACGCAGCGGACGCTATACCCGTCTGGTGTTGCCCTCGCGCACCGGCGTTGCCGGCCAGCCGCGAGTGTCGCTCATCGATTTGCGACAGCACGTGGCCAGAGAGGGGCTGACGCAGCCTTTGCTGGCCGCGATCCGCCGGCATCTCGATGCGGGCGGCCAGGTGCTGATTTATCTCAACCGGCGCGGCTATGCACCAGTGCTGATGTGCCCCGGCTGCGGGGAAGTGGTGGAGTGCAGGCGCTGCGATGCCCGGATGGTGCTCCACCAGCAGCGCGGGCTGCTCATCTGTCATCACTGCGGCCGCGAACGGCCGGTGCCCGCGCAGTGCCCGGAGTGTGCGGCGGAACTCAAGGCAGTCGGGCAGGGCACCGAACGCCTGGAACGGGCGCTCGCTGCCGCATTCCCGGACCAGCAGATCGAACGCATCGACCGCGACACGACCCGGCGGCGCGGCGAGATCGAGCGCCGGCTCAGGCGGGTGCGCGATGAGGAAGCGCGGATCCTGATGGGGACGCAGATGCTCACCAAGGGCCATGACTTTCCGCGCGTGACCCTGGTGGGCATCGTCGATGCTGACCAAGGGCTGTTCGGCAGCGATTTCCGCAGCGCCGAGCGTCTGGCGCAATCATTTGTCCAGGTCGCGGGCCGCGCGGGCCGCGCCCAACACCCCGGCGAAGTCTGTCTGCAGACCATGTTCCCCGAGCATCCGCTGCTGCGCGTGCTGATCAACGAGGGCTATGCACAGTTCGCGACGCTGGCGCTGGAAGAACGGCGGCAGGCCGGCTGGCCGCCCTTCGCCTGTCTGGCCCTGTTGCGGGTCGAGGCGAGCCAGCGCCCGCAGGTTTTCGGGTTTTTGCAGGAAGCGGCAGCGCTCGCCCGCGAACAGGCGCCCGCCGGTCTGAACGTGCTCGGCCCGGCATCGGCGCCGATGGAAAGACGCGCCGGGCGCTATCGTGGCCAGCTGCTCCTCCAGGCCGGCTCGCGGCGCGAGTTGCAGCAGCTCCTGCCAGCATGGCGTGAGGCCGTTGCCGGGATCGAAACACAGCGCCGGGTGCGCTGGAGTCTGGATATAGATCCGGTGGATCTCTTCTGA
- a CDS encoding SPOR domain-containing protein, producing MARRRKTRKRRAATRPLSSLWLAVLLLVVLGGGAWYYFTQRGPGAAPPVKEVKKPAAKAAPATPVEDPDRFEFYDTLPNAEVPIAEDGKSSAAGISLPPVVTPGTYVVQAGAFPAFAEADKVKARLALLGIVAEIQSAEADGRTFHRVRIGPIDDLDQLNRLRARLRQNRIDFMVIPVVE from the coding sequence ATGGCACGCAGACGCAAGACAAGGAAGCGGCGTGCGGCCACCAGGCCGCTCAGCAGCCTGTGGCTGGCCGTGCTGCTGCTCGTCGTGCTCGGTGGCGGCGCCTGGTACTACTTTACGCAGCGCGGGCCTGGTGCCGCGCCGCCGGTGAAGGAAGTGAAGAAGCCCGCGGCAAAGGCTGCGCCTGCAACGCCTGTCGAAGATCCTGACCGCTTCGAGTTTTACGACACCCTGCCCAATGCGGAGGTACCGATAGCAGAGGATGGAAAGTCGTCTGCTGCCGGTATCAGTTTGCCGCCGGTGGTGACACCAGGCACCTACGTCGTGCAGGCCGGTGCCTTCCCGGCCTTTGCCGAAGCAGACAAGGTCAAGGCGCGCCTGGCGCTGCTCGGCATCGTTGCCGAGATCCAGAGCGCCGAGGCTGATGGCCGGACCTTCCATCGCGTCCGTATCGGGCCGATTGACGATCTCGATCAGCTCAACCGCCTGCGGGCCCGGCTGCGCCAGAACCGTATCGACTTCATGGTCATTCCCGTCGTGGAATGA
- the argS gene encoding arginine--tRNA ligase, whose product MQITAHIAQVLCNALDWPVERSAQIEAALTTPPNLALGDCAFPCFQLAKELRMAPNRIAQDLAAKIQSDRLIASARAEGPYLNLFLNRRNALGQVLGEIRESPATYGHTDMGRGQLLVLDFSAPNIAKPFHFGHLRSTNLGADLARIFAFQGWEVLRKNYLGDWGTQFGFVIYAWQKWGDEAALEARAIDYLVELYVRANRESEQDPSVREQARSLFLRLEQGDAEIRALWTRFRELSLEGFTRTYTRLGVSFDSYDGESAINHKVQPVIQRFLKAGVAKESLGAIVVEVSDVLGRDIAPCMLQKSDGASTYAARDCAEAIDRWERYRFGANLYVVSRQEDHFAQVFAALGKLAVAEKWPVNWPSRCENISFGYVRGMSTRKGEAVWLEAVLDEARDRAGRFRAQRAEASARGTVGLAAGEADAVSEAVGQAALLYFDVSSRRMTDLSFDWDAVLQFEGNTGPYLQYAHARMSGIFRKAGELGLAAIDEPGDLAALGTDDEWLLVQKLRGYAGALRRAAELREPFEVAHYLYELASVFNTFYNRHVVLDVAEPVRSRARLTLVRATRSVLRSGLQLLGIRALDQM is encoded by the coding sequence ATGCAGATTACAGCCCACATCGCGCAGGTCCTGTGCAACGCGCTGGACTGGCCGGTCGAGCGCAGTGCGCAGATCGAAGCGGCGCTGACCACGCCGCCGAATCTGGCTTTGGGCGACTGCGCGTTTCCGTGCTTCCAGCTTGCCAAAGAGCTGCGTATGGCGCCGAACAGGATCGCGCAGGACCTGGCAGCAAAGATCCAGTCGGACCGGCTGATTGCCAGCGCCAGAGCCGAGGGGCCCTACCTCAATCTGTTCCTGAACCGGCGCAATGCGCTCGGTCAGGTGCTCGGCGAGATCCGCGAGAGTCCTGCCACCTATGGTCACACCGATATGGGGCGCGGTCAGCTGCTGGTGCTGGATTTTTCCGCACCCAATATCGCCAAGCCCTTTCACTTCGGTCACCTGCGCTCCACCAATCTCGGTGCGGATCTGGCACGGATCTTCGCGTTCCAGGGCTGGGAGGTGCTGCGCAAGAACTATCTGGGCGACTGGGGCACGCAGTTCGGTTTCGTGATCTATGCCTGGCAGAAGTGGGGCGACGAAGCGGCCCTCGAGGCGCGGGCGATCGACTATCTGGTTGAGCTGTACGTCCGTGCCAACCGCGAGAGCGAGCAGGATCCTTCCGTCCGTGAGCAGGCACGCAGCCTGTTTCTGCGCCTGGAGCAGGGTGATGCGGAGATCCGCGCACTCTGGACACGGTTCCGGGAGTTGTCGCTGGAGGGTTTTACCCGGACCTATACCCGGCTCGGTGTCAGCTTTGATTCCTACGACGGCGAGTCGGCAATCAACCACAAGGTGCAGCCGGTCATCCAGCGCTTCCTGAAAGCCGGCGTGGCGAAGGAGTCGCTGGGTGCGATCGTGGTCGAGGTATCGGACGTGCTCGGGCGGGACATCGCCCCGTGCATGCTGCAGAAATCCGATGGCGCTTCGACCTATGCCGCACGCGACTGCGCCGAAGCCATCGACCGCTGGGAGCGTTACCGGTTTGGCGCCAACCTCTACGTGGTGTCCCGCCAGGAAGACCACTTTGCCCAGGTTTTCGCTGCGCTCGGCAAGCTGGCCGTCGCGGAGAAGTGGCCGGTGAACTGGCCGTCTCGCTGCGAAAACATCAGCTTCGGCTATGTGCGCGGCATGTCCACGCGCAAGGGCGAGGCCGTCTGGCTGGAAGCGGTACTCGACGAAGCGCGTGACCGTGCCGGCCGCTTTCGTGCGCAGCGGGCCGAGGCGAGCGCGCGTGGCACGGTCGGGCTGGCGGCCGGTGAGGCAGATGCGGTCAGCGAGGCGGTGGGGCAGGCGGCGCTCCTGTACTTCGATGTCTCGTCGCGACGCATGACCGACCTCAGCTTCGACTGGGATGCGGTGCTGCAATTCGAGGGCAATACCGGCCCCTACCTGCAGTATGCGCATGCGCGCATGAGCGGCATCTTCCGCAAGGCCGGTGAGCTTGGTCTCGCCGCAATTGACGAACCCGGCGATCTCGCCGCGCTCGGCACTGATGACGAGTGGCTGCTGGTGCAGAAGTTGCGCGGATATGCCGGAGCCCTGCGCCGTGCGGCGGAACTGCGCGAGCCCTTCGAGGTCGCACACTATCTTTACGAGCTCGCCAGCGTGTTCAATACCTTTTATAACCGGCATGTGGTGCTTGATGTGGCCGAGCCGGTCCGCAGTCGTGCGCGGCTCACGCTGGTGCGGGCGACCCGCAGCGTGCTGCGCAGCGGTCTGCAGCTGCTGGGCATTCGCGCCCTGGACCAGATGTAG